A stretch of the Glutamicibacter sp. JL.03c genome encodes the following:
- the typA gene encoding translational GTPase TypA, giving the protein MSANTISRDELRNVAIVAHVDHGKTTLVNAMLQQTGAFDSHGETEDRVMDSGELEREKGITILAKNTTVFYNGPAADGKNMTINVIDTPGHADFGGEVERGLSMVDGVVLLVDASEGPLPQTRFVLRKALGANLPVIIVVNKTDRPDSRIDGVISDSMDLLLGLASDLADEAPDLDLDAILNVPVVFASGKAGYASMNQPADGTLPDNEDLEPLFETIIKHVPAPTYNEGEVLQAHVTNLDASPFLGRLALLRMINGTLRKGQQVNWARQDGTMKQVKITELLATRGLQRVPAEEAGPGEIVAVAGIEDIMIGETLTDLENPKPLPLITVDPPAISMTIGINTSPLAGKVKGAKVTARQVKDRLDKELIGNVSLNILPTERPDAWEVQGRGELALAILVEQMRREGFELTVGKPQVVTKVVDGKVHEPMERMTIDVPEEYLGAITQLLASRKGRMTDMSNHGTGWVRMEFMVPARGLIGFRTRFLTDTRGAGIASSLAEGYEPWAGAIEYRINGSIVADRAGVVTPFAMINLQERMNFFVKPTEEVYEGMIVGENSRADDMDVNITKEKKLTNMRAASSDSFENLTPPRTLTLEESLEFAREDECVEVTPEAIRIRKVLLNANDRAKATRARARS; this is encoded by the coding sequence ATGTCAGCTAACACCATTAGTCGCGATGAACTTCGCAATGTAGCCATCGTTGCACACGTTGACCACGGCAAGACCACCTTGGTCAACGCGATGCTTCAGCAGACCGGCGCATTCGACAGCCATGGTGAAACCGAAGATCGCGTGATGGACTCCGGCGAGTTGGAACGCGAGAAGGGCATTACCATTCTCGCCAAGAACACCACCGTGTTCTACAACGGCCCAGCTGCTGACGGCAAGAACATGACCATCAACGTCATCGATACCCCGGGTCACGCTGACTTCGGTGGCGAGGTCGAGCGCGGCCTGTCCATGGTGGACGGCGTGGTTCTGCTCGTTGACGCTTCCGAAGGCCCACTGCCACAGACCCGCTTCGTGCTGCGTAAGGCACTGGGCGCCAACCTGCCAGTCATCATCGTGGTCAACAAGACCGACCGCCCTGACTCCCGCATCGATGGCGTCATCTCAGACTCCATGGACCTGCTGCTGGGCCTGGCTTCCGACTTGGCTGATGAAGCCCCGGATCTGGATCTGGACGCCATCTTGAACGTTCCTGTTGTCTTCGCCTCGGGCAAGGCCGGCTACGCTTCGATGAACCAGCCAGCCGATGGCACCCTGCCAGACAACGAAGATCTTGAGCCGCTGTTCGAGACCATCATCAAGCACGTTCCTGCACCGACCTACAACGAGGGCGAAGTTCTGCAGGCACACGTCACCAACCTTGACGCATCGCCGTTCCTTGGCCGTCTGGCTCTGCTGCGCATGATCAACGGCACCCTGCGCAAGGGCCAGCAGGTCAATTGGGCCCGCCAGGACGGCACTATGAAGCAGGTGAAGATCACCGAGCTTTTGGCTACCAGGGGCCTGCAGCGTGTTCCAGCTGAAGAAGCTGGCCCAGGCGAGATCGTTGCAGTTGCCGGTATCGAAGACATCATGATCGGTGAAACCCTCACCGACCTCGAGAACCCTAAGCCGCTGCCACTGATCACCGTCGATCCACCAGCAATTTCGATGACCATCGGTATTAACACCTCGCCACTGGCGGGCAAGGTCAAGGGCGCCAAGGTCACCGCCCGCCAGGTGAAGGATCGCCTGGACAAGGAACTGATCGGTAACGTTTCGCTGAACATCTTGCCAACCGAGCGTCCGGACGCTTGGGAAGTCCAGGGCCGTGGCGAATTGGCACTGGCTATCCTCGTTGAGCAGATGCGTCGTGAAGGCTTCGAGCTGACCGTCGGCAAGCCACAGGTTGTGACCAAGGTTGTCGATGGCAAGGTCCACGAGCCTATGGAACGCATGACCATTGACGTACCTGAAGAGTACTTGGGCGCTATCACCCAGCTGCTGGCTTCGCGCAAGGGCCGCATGACCGACATGTCGAACCACGGCACCGGCTGGGTTCGCATGGAATTCATGGTTCCGGCACGTGGCCTGATCGGCTTCCGCACCCGCTTCCTGACCGACACCCGCGGCGCCGGCATCGCTTCGTCGCTGGCTGAAGGCTATGAGCCATGGGCAGGTGCCATCGAATACCGCATCAACGGTTCCATCGTTGCCGACCGCGCTGGCGTTGTGACTCCATTCGCAATGATCAACCTTCAGGAACGCATGAACTTCTTCGTGAAGCCAACCGAAGAGGTTTACGAGGGCATGATCGTAGGCGAGAACTCCCGCGCCGACGACATGGACGTGAACATCACCAAGGAAAAGAAGCTCACCAACATGCGTGCAGCTTCCTCGGACAGCTTCGAGAACCTGACCCCACCACGCACCCTGACTCTGGAAGAGTCGCTGGAGTTCGCTCGCGAAGACGAGTGCGTTGAGGTCACCCCGGAAGCCATCCGTATCCGCAAGGTACTGCTGAACGCCAACGACCGTGCCAAGGCAACCCGTGCACGCGCTCGCTCCTAA
- a CDS encoding alpha/beta fold hydrolase, with amino-acid sequence MHKLQGSGLPLFMVHGNGVDHQILLPLDEVLAELGMFERHYLDLPGFGQRESLSNAGGLPELADWLEKEIRAVVGDGPFALLGNSMGGLLCQEMADRFSGSVQGLFLIAPAVYADSKQRTLPDSAVAVVDQQLLESLKERDKQLFTDVAAMQTRPAWERFSTWVLPGLEAANLRAMAKLSKRYFLRPLPLHRESRLTIPVSIVCGRHDHVTGFEDPRLLAKRYADLHIIIIEQAGHNVHIEQPEAVEQELRAWSAKVRRSVSPTGNFPPDNHHSMG; translated from the coding sequence ATGCATAAACTCCAGGGCAGTGGCTTGCCACTATTCATGGTCCACGGCAACGGGGTAGACCATCAAATCCTGTTGCCGTTGGACGAAGTGCTCGCCGAGTTGGGGATGTTCGAACGACATTATCTGGATTTGCCCGGCTTTGGGCAGCGTGAATCGCTGTCCAACGCAGGCGGATTGCCGGAGCTTGCTGACTGGTTGGAAAAAGAAATCCGCGCTGTGGTCGGCGATGGGCCTTTCGCGCTGCTTGGAAATTCCATGGGCGGGTTGTTGTGCCAGGAAATGGCCGACAGATTTAGCGGCTCTGTGCAGGGACTGTTCCTCATCGCTCCGGCAGTGTACGCGGACAGCAAGCAGCGCACGCTTCCTGATTCTGCGGTGGCCGTAGTGGATCAGCAGTTGCTGGAGTCGCTCAAGGAGAGGGACAAGCAGCTGTTCACCGACGTCGCAGCTATGCAAACGCGTCCAGCCTGGGAACGATTCTCCACGTGGGTACTACCAGGTCTCGAGGCGGCCAATTTGCGGGCGATGGCCAAGCTTTCCAAACGCTATTTTCTCCGGCCTCTGCCGCTTCATCGCGAAAGCCGGCTAACTATTCCGGTATCCATCGTGTGCGGCCGGCATGACCACGTCACCGGTTTTGAAGACCCTCGTCTTTTGGCCAAGCGCTACGCTGATCTTCACATAATCATTATTGAGCAGGCAGGGCACAACGTGCATATTGAGCAACCTGAAGCAGTCGAGCAGGAATTGCGGGCATGGTCAGCAAAAGTTCGACGCTCCGTATCGCCAACTGGCAACTTCCCTCCGGACAATCACCACTCGATGGGCTGA
- a CDS encoding helix-turn-helix domain-containing protein: MPSDKLVQSRARALSSPLRLRILRLCLHESRTNKEIADILDLNPATSLHHVRTLVSNGYLAPEEARRGNRGAKEVPYRSTKQSWGTRIPDAAPMLVDTFLQEIEGLDPQEIQIIRVGLKLSDESRQEMMSRLREVIEDYAMRDPEEDGIATSLFLAHHLDITGNSSSEDPSAPSVN; this comes from the coding sequence ATGCCTTCTGACAAACTTGTCCAATCGCGAGCACGTGCACTCAGCTCACCGCTGAGGCTGCGTATTCTGCGTTTGTGCCTCCATGAGTCACGAACGAACAAGGAAATCGCGGACATCCTTGATCTGAACCCGGCCACTTCCCTGCACCATGTGCGGACGCTGGTGAGCAACGGCTACCTCGCTCCAGAGGAGGCCCGTCGCGGCAATCGCGGCGCGAAAGAAGTTCCTTACCGAAGCACGAAGCAGTCCTGGGGAACACGTATCCCGGACGCAGCTCCAATGCTGGTTGATACTTTCCTGCAGGAAATCGAAGGCCTGGATCCCCAGGAAATCCAGATCATCCGTGTCGGCCTGAAACTCAGCGACGAGTCCCGGCAAGAGATGATGTCCCGGCTTCGAGAAGTCATCGAGGACTATGCGATGCGCGATCCTGAGGAAGATGGCATAGCAACATCGCTATTCCTGGCCCACCACTTGGACATCACTGGCAATTCCAGCTCCGAGGACCCAAGCGCCCCCAGCGTCAACTGA
- a CDS encoding GNAT family N-acetyltransferase yields MNLSADSPLFRDVVDLERQLLDPSLRHDGAWLEGILHEQFYEIGASGRIFDRSEAINLLTVEDTDAPALHVVDPSAVRLAEDLVQLRWATDGTRPALRSSIWIRDAGRWQMLFHQGTLMAQPVATDARSEIAPSADRDDVCVLRKLKFTDAAAVHEAFTSHPDMARQGDVDTPAKARAYVDFLLGNDQVQCPLAITINDRLVGLVCGTVDRSNANAWIWYWMHHEYRGRSLATRAVAALVDHLFDELGLFRLELGLRANNPGSRHVAESNGFLPEGIERGKFLVDGERIDVYTYARLKTDPSSNVQPLPLQLA; encoded by the coding sequence ATGAATTTATCGGCGGATTCCCCGCTGTTCCGCGATGTCGTTGATCTGGAGCGGCAACTGCTCGACCCTTCGCTTCGCCACGATGGAGCGTGGCTGGAAGGCATCCTGCATGAGCAATTCTACGAAATCGGCGCGAGCGGACGAATCTTCGACCGGTCTGAAGCCATCAACCTGCTCACGGTTGAAGATACGGATGCTCCTGCACTGCATGTCGTTGATCCGTCGGCAGTCCGCCTGGCAGAGGATCTGGTCCAATTGCGCTGGGCCACTGATGGGACTCGCCCCGCATTGCGCAGTTCCATATGGATTCGGGATGCAGGCCGATGGCAGATGCTCTTCCATCAAGGCACCCTCATGGCCCAACCGGTAGCTACTGACGCACGTTCAGAGATTGCGCCGTCGGCTGACCGCGACGACGTATGCGTGCTCAGGAAGCTGAAGTTCACCGACGCCGCCGCGGTGCATGAGGCGTTCACCTCGCACCCGGATATGGCGCGGCAGGGCGACGTTGATACTCCTGCGAAAGCACGGGCTTACGTAGACTTCCTGCTGGGCAATGACCAGGTTCAATGCCCGCTGGCCATCACGATCAACGATCGATTAGTGGGCCTGGTATGCGGTACCGTGGATCGCTCGAATGCCAACGCATGGATCTGGTACTGGATGCATCACGAATATCGCGGCCGGTCACTGGCGACCAGGGCCGTTGCGGCCTTGGTTGATCACCTTTTTGACGAGCTGGGCCTATTCCGGCTGGAATTGGGCCTGCGGGCCAATAATCCCGGGTCCCGGCATGTGGCGGAGAGCAACGGTTTCCTGCCCGAGGGAATAGAGCGCGGCAAGTTCCTTGTCGACGGTGAACGCATCGACGTTTATACCTATGCCCGACTGAAAACAGATCCGTCCTCCAACGTGCAGCCTTTGCCATTACAGCTCGCGTGA
- a CDS encoding ThiF family adenylyltransferase — translation MPRPPLCEPAPSIDPGVLARYSRHLTLPGVGEAGQRRIINARVLVIGAGGLGSPIASYLVAAGVGQIGVLDDDTVELSNLQRQIMHRETDVGLPKVASVQRLAGELNSTVRIHPLNERLSEENAIELFESYDLVIDGSDNFATRYLASDAAEITGTPLVWGTLFQFSGQVSVFDPRTGPMLRDIFPDIPDADSVPSCAEGGVFGALCGVVGSVMATEALKLITGIGATLSGKLWLYDALNASVRTLGFTADPQREAVSELGDYQPVACAIEDPVASLSVRELQSLEALHQLLVIDVRESWERDIAAIPGSVHVPLEQLLAGDYPQLPENAHSLVTVCKSGVRSEKAARSLAQRQPAHRKIYSLEGGTLQWFAEVEGREITY, via the coding sequence ATGCCGCGCCCGCCGCTGTGCGAACCGGCGCCAAGCATCGACCCAGGCGTGCTGGCCCGCTATTCGCGGCACCTGACCCTGCCGGGGGTCGGCGAAGCAGGCCAGCGGCGCATCATCAACGCCAGGGTCCTGGTCATCGGCGCCGGGGGACTGGGCAGCCCGATCGCCAGCTACCTGGTCGCCGCGGGCGTTGGCCAGATCGGGGTCTTGGATGACGACACCGTTGAGCTCTCGAATCTGCAGCGCCAGATCATGCATCGGGAAACCGATGTCGGGTTGCCCAAGGTCGCCTCCGTGCAGCGGCTGGCCGGAGAACTCAACAGCACAGTGCGCATCCATCCGCTGAACGAACGCCTGAGCGAAGAAAACGCGATTGAACTTTTCGAGTCCTATGACTTGGTCATCGACGGTAGCGACAATTTTGCCACCCGGTACCTTGCCTCGGACGCGGCGGAAATCACCGGGACGCCATTGGTGTGGGGAACGCTCTTCCAGTTCTCGGGACAGGTATCGGTGTTCGACCCGCGAACCGGTCCGATGCTGCGCGATATTTTCCCCGATATTCCTGATGCTGATTCGGTGCCGAGCTGCGCCGAAGGCGGGGTCTTCGGAGCATTGTGCGGAGTGGTCGGTTCGGTAATGGCCACCGAAGCGCTCAAGCTCATCACCGGGATCGGGGCAACACTCAGCGGCAAGCTGTGGCTCTATGATGCCCTGAATGCGAGCGTGCGGACTTTGGGATTCACGGCGGACCCGCAACGGGAGGCGGTGAGCGAGCTGGGGGACTACCAGCCGGTTGCCTGTGCCATCGAGGACCCGGTCGCATCGCTGAGCGTGCGAGAGCTGCAGTCGTTGGAAGCCCTGCACCAATTGCTCGTCATCGATGTGCGCGAGTCCTGGGAGCGGGACATCGCGGCGATTCCGGGCAGCGTCCATGTGCCGTTGGAACAGCTGCTCGCCGGCGACTACCCGCAATTGCCTGAGAATGCCCACAGCCTGGTGACAGTCTGCAAGAGCGGTGTCCGCTCTGAAAAAGCCGCTCGGTCTTTGGCGCAGCGACAGCCAGCGCACCGCAAGATCTACAGCCTTGAGGGCGGGACGCTGCAATGGTTTGCAGAGGTTGAAGGACGGGAAATCACCTACTAG
- a CDS encoding GNAT family N-acetyltransferase, which produces MDDQILLREWTSIDEVPDLLDVWKSSVERRLDFLSAADLDAVASALEAVYSQSLLVRIAQQGEKILGFAAWNESGIEILWVRHEERHHGVGRLLLNYITERCPAVVVHLDSRRTQAIEFFQSCGFQQMPSHPLGNSLRVVLSYDYSSVNNVAR; this is translated from the coding sequence ATGGATGACCAAATCTTACTTCGTGAATGGACGAGTATCGATGAGGTTCCAGACCTATTAGATGTCTGGAAAAGTTCGGTGGAACGCCGTCTGGACTTCTTGTCGGCTGCTGATCTGGACGCCGTGGCGTCGGCTTTGGAAGCGGTATATTCGCAATCACTGCTAGTCCGTATCGCCCAGCAAGGCGAGAAGATCCTCGGCTTTGCCGCCTGGAATGAATCTGGGATTGAGATCCTTTGGGTACGCCATGAGGAGCGGCACCATGGGGTGGGGCGGCTCCTGCTCAACTACATCACCGAGCGTTGTCCCGCGGTGGTTGTGCATCTGGATTCGCGCCGCACACAAGCCATCGAATTCTTCCAATCCTGTGGATTCCAGCAAATGCCATCCCATCCGCTAGGGAATTCACTCCGGGTCGTACTGAGCTATGACTATTCATCGGTGAATAACGTGGCACGATAG
- the thiS gene encoding sulfur carrier protein ThiS encodes MTPINITFNSQQVRLSAGTSLREFVSSQIGKELDTESQAVDGSKLGVAAAVNGAVVPRSSWNSKVLEDGHSVELVTAAQGG; translated from the coding sequence ATGACCCCGATCAACATCACCTTCAACTCCCAGCAAGTCCGGCTCTCAGCAGGGACGAGCCTGCGTGAATTTGTCAGTTCGCAGATCGGCAAGGAACTGGACACCGAATCTCAAGCTGTTGACGGCAGCAAGCTCGGCGTGGCCGCCGCCGTCAATGGTGCGGTTGTCCCTCGCAGCAGCTGGAACAGCAAGGTGCTGGAAGACGGGCACAGCGTAGAACTCGTCACCGCAGCCCAAGGAGGCTAA
- a CDS encoding GNAT family N-acetyltransferase, whose protein sequence is MSFTTDLEFRELASQDEQQAIDAHHAMLADDFEFLPTWSADQQWEEFIYRMSAGRRAEGIPDGWVRSALFAAFDDGELVGRVSVRYELNDWLHQSGGHIGYGVVPGHRRRGVAAALCKFGLREVRAAGVDQALVTCDSTNAGSIATILKCGGELDQQLPHLDAPDGTRTLRYWISTQSNL, encoded by the coding sequence ATGAGCTTCACCACCGACCTGGAATTTCGCGAACTAGCTAGTCAAGACGAGCAGCAAGCCATCGATGCTCATCATGCGATGCTGGCCGACGACTTCGAATTCTTGCCAACCTGGTCCGCAGATCAGCAGTGGGAAGAGTTCATCTACCGGATGAGCGCGGGAAGGCGCGCAGAAGGCATTCCCGATGGCTGGGTGCGCTCGGCGCTTTTTGCCGCCTTCGACGACGGAGAACTGGTAGGGCGTGTCTCCGTGCGCTACGAACTCAATGATTGGCTGCACCAATCCGGCGGGCACATCGGCTACGGGGTCGTTCCCGGGCATCGGCGCCGTGGCGTGGCCGCGGCCCTGTGCAAGTTCGGCCTGCGCGAAGTGCGAGCCGCGGGAGTGGACCAGGCATTGGTCACCTGCGACAGCACCAACGCCGGTTCCATCGCCACCATCCTCAAATGCGGCGGGGAGCTGGATCAGCAATTACCGCATCTGGATGCTCCAGACGGCACAAGGACCCTTCGATATTGGATTTCCACCCAATCCAACCTTTGA
- a CDS encoding thiazole synthase, giving the protein MESQEINRLDADTDPFVVAGRTLTSRLILGTGGATSLATLESALAVSGTELTTVAIRHFSAAGAGNVYELLQRNSVIPLPNTAGCFTARDAVLTAQLAREALETDWIKLEVIADEHTLLPDPLELYSATEQLVAEGFQVFAYTNDDPALAQRLQDAGVAAIMPAGSRIGSGLGILNPHNISTIVSRANVPVILDAGVGTASDAALAMELGCDAVLLASAVTRAHNAPLMAAAMRDAVRAGRAARLAGRIPRRDTALASSPTEGIMQTLVGEF; this is encoded by the coding sequence ATGGAATCGCAAGAAATCAACCGACTCGACGCGGACACCGACCCGTTCGTCGTCGCAGGGCGCACCCTGACTTCGAGACTGATCCTGGGCACCGGCGGGGCGACATCCCTGGCGACGCTGGAGAGCGCCCTGGCCGTTTCGGGCACCGAGCTGACCACCGTCGCCATTAGGCACTTTTCTGCTGCCGGGGCGGGGAACGTCTACGAGCTACTGCAACGCAATAGCGTGATCCCGCTGCCTAATACCGCCGGATGCTTCACCGCGCGGGATGCTGTATTGACCGCGCAACTGGCCCGTGAAGCCCTGGAGACCGACTGGATCAAGCTTGAAGTCATCGCCGATGAGCACACCTTGCTGCCGGATCCGCTGGAGCTGTATTCAGCCACCGAGCAATTGGTCGCCGAGGGCTTCCAGGTGTTTGCCTACACCAACGATGACCCGGCGCTAGCGCAGCGATTGCAGGATGCCGGGGTCGCTGCGATCATGCCTGCCGGATCCCGCATCGGCTCCGGGCTGGGGATCTTGAACCCGCACAATATTTCCACCATCGTTTCCCGGGCCAATGTGCCGGTGATCCTGGATGCCGGGGTGGGAACCGCCTCAGACGCCGCGCTGGCAATGGAACTAGGGTGCGACGCGGTCCTCTTGGCCAGTGCCGTCACCCGTGCCCATAACGCCCCGCTGATGGCAGCAGCCATGCGTGATGCAGTGCGCGCCGGCCGTGCCGCCCGGCTGGCTGGCAGGATCCCGCGCCGCGACACCGCGCTCGCCTCCTCGCCAACAGAAGGAATCATGCAAACCCTGGTCGGGGAATTCTGA
- the thiO gene encoding glycine oxidase ThiO, translating into MHVNIVGAGIIGLATAFELSSRGHSITIIDPAPGQGASYAAAGMLAPAAETVWGQGPLHQLLAASNAGYPLFVDRIEAATGARPDYLKSSTLVIAAEPADREALHELVELQSSLGLSAEKLLPSQARSLEPALASNIAGAVLCAEDHQIDPRSVVRILLKHFGHHVIREQAEELLTDESGTSAVRTSTGQVLEADQTIIATALGTIQGLKGLPLRPVYGDILRIQGPAGCAMLNRIVRGIVHRRNVYLVPRKDGSLVLGASVREDGNPEVNVGAMYTLLDDARRLVPGISDCTLNEVMARPRPATADDRPLIGRLDPGLVLSTGYSRHGVLLSPLGAELTADLIENNTTHPMLEDVDPQRFATHSSTLALEHLG; encoded by the coding sequence GTGCATGTCAATATTGTTGGCGCCGGAATCATCGGCCTCGCCACCGCCTTCGAGCTGAGCTCGCGCGGTCACAGCATCACCATCATCGATCCTGCTCCCGGCCAGGGTGCCAGCTACGCCGCAGCCGGAATGCTGGCACCGGCAGCGGAAACAGTGTGGGGCCAAGGCCCGTTGCACCAGCTGCTGGCCGCATCGAATGCCGGATATCCTCTGTTCGTTGATCGCATCGAAGCGGCCACCGGGGCGCGCCCGGACTACCTTAAAAGTTCCACACTCGTCATAGCCGCCGAACCCGCTGACCGCGAGGCCCTCCACGAGCTCGTCGAGTTGCAGTCATCGCTGGGACTTAGCGCCGAAAAACTCCTGCCAAGCCAGGCCAGATCCCTGGAGCCAGCCCTTGCCAGCAATATCGCCGGAGCGGTGCTGTGCGCCGAAGACCACCAGATCGATCCGCGCAGCGTGGTGCGCATCTTGCTCAAGCACTTCGGCCATCACGTGATCCGCGAACAAGCCGAAGAACTGCTCACCGACGAGTCAGGAACCAGCGCCGTGCGCACCTCGACGGGGCAGGTACTGGAAGCAGACCAAACCATCATCGCCACCGCCCTCGGAACCATCCAAGGGCTCAAAGGCCTTCCATTGCGTCCGGTATACGGCGACATCCTCAGGATCCAAGGTCCCGCGGGCTGCGCCATGCTCAACCGCATTGTGCGCGGCATTGTCCACCGGCGCAACGTCTACCTCGTCCCGCGCAAGGACGGAAGCCTGGTGCTGGGGGCCAGCGTCAGGGAAGACGGCAACCCGGAGGTCAACGTTGGCGCCATGTACACGCTCCTGGACGATGCACGCCGGCTCGTGCCGGGAATCAGCGACTGCACATTGAACGAAGTGATGGCCCGTCCAAGGCCAGCCACCGCCGATGACCGCCCGCTGATAGGGCGCCTGGACCCAGGGTTGGTGCTCTCCACCGGCTATTCGCGGCACGGCGTGCTGCTGAGCCCACTGGGTGCCGAACTGACCGCCGACCTCATCGAAAACAACACCACGCATCCCATGCTGGAAGACGTTGACCCCCAACGATTTGCAACCCATTCCTCAACTCTCGCACTGGAGCACCTCGGATGA
- a CDS encoding mechanosensitive ion channel yields MQSENVLGNIDWASMLQRVGIALIILIVTWLVARIVRWAAAKLVSRVKFLQKQGNDGAQIGQSLGKVAGLIVWLFGLVAILQVFALSEVLTPVQGLLGGVMAFIPNLIGAGFIFFIGYVIANIVRQLLTTGLGTVDFSGIVRKLTPGSEPVDEIKSRETQAKIVDIIANIVFALILLVVAISALQVLGIAAISQPAEQMLQLIFTAIPQVIMALVLLAVGFLIAKFVGQLLESTLQGVGTDRVVAGWGVVPEGKSASGIIAGIVKIAIVLFFGVMAAQMLNFPAITNILNEILELGGKILFGAAIIAAGFVVANVIGKFMGDTTASKIIRYTAIALFVAMGLKYMGIADSIINMAFGAIVIGAALAAALAFGLGGREAAARTLDKIDTDKLSSDGPDSAPPAPPTSPGI; encoded by the coding sequence ATGCAATCTGAGAACGTTTTAGGCAACATCGACTGGGCGTCAATGCTACAAAGGGTGGGCATTGCGCTAATCATTCTCATCGTTACGTGGCTCGTGGCGCGAATTGTCCGCTGGGCAGCAGCCAAGCTCGTATCCAGGGTGAAATTCCTGCAGAAGCAAGGAAATGACGGAGCTCAAATAGGCCAGTCCTTAGGCAAGGTCGCTGGACTGATTGTTTGGCTCTTTGGTCTCGTCGCAATCCTTCAGGTCTTTGCGCTTTCTGAAGTTCTTACGCCGGTCCAGGGCCTGCTTGGCGGAGTCATGGCGTTCATTCCGAACCTCATCGGCGCCGGCTTTATCTTCTTTATCGGCTACGTTATCGCCAACATTGTTCGGCAGCTGCTGACTACGGGTCTGGGAACGGTCGACTTCAGCGGCATCGTCCGCAAGCTGACCCCAGGCAGCGAGCCAGTGGATGAGATTAAGTCTCGCGAAACCCAAGCGAAGATCGTGGACATCATCGCGAACATCGTCTTCGCCCTGATCCTGCTGGTCGTCGCAATCTCTGCACTGCAGGTCCTGGGCATCGCCGCGATTTCGCAGCCTGCCGAGCAAATGCTGCAGCTGATCTTTACTGCGATCCCACAGGTCATCATGGCCCTGGTCCTGCTGGCGGTAGGTTTCCTGATCGCAAAGTTTGTCGGCCAGCTGTTGGAGTCCACCTTGCAGGGTGTTGGCACTGACCGCGTAGTTGCTGGCTGGGGCGTTGTCCCAGAAGGCAAGAGTGCATCGGGCATCATCGCCGGCATCGTGAAGATTGCAATCGTACTGTTCTTCGGTGTGATGGCTGCCCAGATGCTGAACTTCCCGGCAATCACCAACATCCTGAACGAGATTCTGGAACTGGGCGGCAAGATCCTCTTCGGTGCAGCAATAATTGCCGCCGGCTTCGTCGTGGCGAACGTCATCGGCAAGTTCATGGGTGACACTACAGCGTCGAAGATCATCCGCTACACCGCCATTGCACTGTTCGTGGCAATGGGCCTGAAGTACATGGGAATCGCTGACTCGATCATCAACATGGCCTTCGGCGCAATCGTCATCGGTGCAGCTCTTGCAGCCGCTCTCGCCTTCGGCCTTGGTGGTCGCGAAGCAGCGGCCCGTACCCTCGACAAGATCGATACCGACAAGCTGAGCTCCGACGGTCCGGATTCGGCACCGCCAGCACCGCCAACGTCACCAGGCATCTAA
- a CDS encoding OsmC family protein, which translates to MSENSREIREVSVQRTESRKYTATSLESGASIVFGQGEGLLTPVELLLAAIAGCSSIDVDVATTRRSEPEKFDVLASGYKLSEDGASRMEDIHLGFDLKFPDTDEGRKAASMVERIVKLSHDKYCTVSRTVELGAKVVSEVVG; encoded by the coding sequence ATGAGTGAAAACAGCCGAGAAATCCGCGAAGTTAGTGTTCAGCGCACAGAATCACGAAAGTACACTGCTACCAGCCTTGAGAGCGGCGCAAGTATCGTATTCGGTCAGGGCGAGGGCCTGCTGACCCCGGTGGAGCTGTTGCTGGCCGCTATTGCCGGTTGCTCGTCCATTGACGTGGATGTCGCAACGACTCGTCGCAGTGAACCCGAGAAATTTGATGTACTCGCCAGCGGCTACAAGCTATCCGAAGATGGCGCCAGTCGCATGGAGGACATTCATCTGGGTTTCGATTTGAAGTTCCCGGATACCGACGAAGGCCGCAAAGCGGCCAGCATGGTCGAACGCATCGTGAAGTTGTCGCATGACAAATATTGCACCGTTTCACGCACGGTTGAGCTAGGCGCAAAAGTTGTCAGCGAAGTAGTTGGATAA